In one Janibacter cremeus genomic region, the following are encoded:
- a CDS encoding ATP-dependent DNA ligase, with protein MLAKAVTEVPASDAVDGGYSYEPKWDGFRCLVVKDGDDVELASRGKKPLTRYFPELVDACREHLPDRVVIDGEIVVRSGEPGAQRLDWEALGQRIHPAASRITTLSAQTPAELIAFDLLALGDEDVTGSPFARRREQLESVFTAMAKGAPLHLTRVTRDADEARDWFVRFEGAGLDGVVAKALTSTYQPGRRTMLKIKHKRTAEAVVTGYRVHKSGQGVGSLLLGLYDGDQLFNVGGIAAFTAKRRLELVDELEPLVRRDADGSVEHAETDRSRFSSGKDVSFVPLHPERVVEVAFDQLEGHRFRHTVQFLRWRPDRDPESCTLDQIDRAAAYDLGEVLAD; from the coding sequence ATGCTCGCCAAGGCCGTCACGGAGGTGCCGGCGAGCGACGCCGTCGACGGGGGGTACTCCTACGAGCCGAAGTGGGACGGGTTCCGGTGTCTCGTCGTCAAGGACGGCGACGACGTCGAGCTGGCCAGCCGCGGCAAGAAGCCCCTCACCCGGTACTTCCCCGAGCTCGTCGACGCCTGCCGCGAGCACCTGCCCGACCGGGTCGTGATCGACGGCGAGATCGTCGTCCGCAGCGGTGAGCCGGGGGCGCAGCGGCTGGACTGGGAGGCACTCGGCCAGCGGATCCACCCAGCCGCGTCGCGCATCACCACGCTGTCCGCGCAGACACCGGCGGAGCTCATCGCCTTCGACCTGCTGGCCCTCGGCGACGAGGACGTGACCGGGTCCCCCTTCGCCCGCCGTCGGGAGCAGCTCGAGTCGGTCTTCACCGCGATGGCGAAGGGGGCGCCGCTGCACCTGACGAGGGTGACGCGGGACGCGGACGAGGCACGCGACTGGTTCGTGCGTTTCGAGGGCGCCGGGCTGGACGGGGTCGTGGCCAAGGCGCTCACCTCGACGTACCAGCCGGGCAGACGCACGATGCTCAAGATCAAGCACAAGCGCACCGCGGAGGCGGTCGTCACCGGCTACCGCGTGCACAAGTCCGGGCAGGGCGTCGGCTCGCTGCTGCTCGGCCTCTACGACGGTGACCAGCTCTTCAACGTCGGTGGGATCGCGGCCTTCACGGCGAAGCGGCGTCTGGAGCTCGTGGACGAGCTCGAGCCGCTCGTGCGACGGGACGCGGACGGCTCGGTCGAGCACGCCGAGACCGACCGGTCACGCTTCTCCTCGGGCAAGGACGTCTCGTTCGTGCCGCTGCACCCCGAGCGGGTGGTCGAGGTCGCCTTCGACCAGCTCGAGGGGCACCGCTTCCGGCACACGGTGCAGTTCCTGCGCTGGCGGCCCGACCGCGATCCGGAGTCGTGCACGCTGGACCAGATCGACCGGGCCGCGGCCTACGACCTGGGCGAGGTCCTCGCCGACTGA
- a CDS encoding alpha/beta hydrolase family protein, whose protein sequence is MTTTRTVAERAVTYGSVAAASALVGAGSVWVGGATYFARRVLTPDPIRPDDTVVHVVHSDSVTLSGTDDILVPGRYGLWLDGGRGHARVGGVLEVDHRRQRVRRELLGVDRGTLQPGPARFNGYYWGRDPQTDLGLPTEDVVVPAGLGPMPAWITPAPHGTGDRWAILVHGRGAQRIEAIRAIPALHEAGLTCLVPSYRNDGEAPVGPDGRYNLGLSEWRDIEDAVSLAVARGAQEIVLVGWSMGGAIVLQFLDRSPLSSVVSRAVLDGPVVDWGDVLKHHADLHRVPAPVSHLGSALMGQHWAKRLVGVSESVDVARTDWVARAEELHHPMLLIHSRDDEFVPVGPSESLAQVRPDLITFEPWSLARHCKEWNVDPRRWNAVVADFVR, encoded by the coding sequence GTGACGACGACGAGGACCGTGGCCGAGCGCGCAGTGACCTACGGGTCCGTCGCCGCCGCGTCCGCGCTCGTGGGAGCCGGCTCCGTCTGGGTCGGGGGAGCGACCTACTTCGCCCGCCGCGTCCTCACCCCGGACCCGATCCGCCCCGACGACACCGTCGTCCACGTCGTGCACTCCGACAGCGTCACGCTCTCGGGCACCGATGACATCCTCGTCCCCGGCCGCTACGGGCTCTGGCTCGACGGCGGCAGGGGTCATGCCCGCGTGGGCGGCGTCCTCGAGGTCGACCACCGGCGCCAGCGGGTGCGCCGCGAGCTCCTCGGGGTGGACCGCGGGACGCTGCAGCCGGGTCCCGCTCGCTTCAACGGCTACTACTGGGGACGCGACCCGCAGACCGACCTCGGCCTGCCGACCGAGGACGTGGTCGTCCCCGCCGGGCTCGGGCCGATGCCCGCCTGGATCACGCCGGCCCCGCACGGCACCGGTGACCGCTGGGCGATCCTCGTCCACGGTCGCGGCGCCCAGCGCATCGAGGCGATCCGGGCCATCCCCGCGCTGCACGAGGCGGGCCTGACCTGCCTGGTGCCGAGCTACCGCAACGACGGCGAGGCGCCGGTGGGGCCCGACGGGCGCTACAACCTCGGCCTGTCGGAGTGGCGCGACATCGAGGACGCCGTCTCGCTGGCCGTGGCCCGTGGTGCCCAGGAGATCGTCCTCGTCGGGTGGTCCATGGGCGGCGCGATCGTGCTGCAGTTCCTCGACCGCTCGCCCCTCTCCAGCGTCGTCTCGCGGGCCGTGCTCGACGGCCCCGTCGTCGACTGGGGTGACGTGCTCAAGCACCACGCGGACCTGCACCGCGTCCCCGCACCCGTCTCCCACCTGGGCAGTGCCCTGATGGGGCAGCACTGGGCCAAGCGCCTCGTCGGGGTCTCGGAGAGCGTCGACGTCGCCAGGACGGACTGGGTCGCCCGGGCCGAGGAGCTGCACCATCCGATGCTCCTCATCCACTCGCGCGACGACGAGTTCGTGCCCGTGGGGCCGAGCGAGTCGCTCGCGCAGGTGCGGCCCGACCTGATCACCTTCGAGCCCTGGTCGCTCGCGCGGCACTGCAAGGAGTGGAATGTCGATCCGCGGCGCTGGAACGCCGTGGTCGCCGACTTCGTCCGCTGA
- a CDS encoding dihydrofolate reductase family protein, with product MRVLTCDHAAARVSPGDELTSDDLDALYAAAGPLLRLNFVTTLDGAATGPDGRSGTINSAADHRGFTAMRRAADVLLVGAGTVRAEEYGPARLPVVVVSGHPELPDSVRGQEGVVLATTAASGATASESVWICGQDGVDLPRLLGRVRREIGPHVLSEGGPTLAAELVALGLVDELALSWTPNLVGGARGDHPRLLDGADVDVDLTCRHLLEEDGTLLGLWCPVR from the coding sequence ATGCGCGTCCTGACCTGTGACCACGCCGCCGCCCGCGTCTCCCCCGGTGACGAGCTCACCAGCGACGACCTCGATGCCCTCTACGCCGCAGCGGGGCCGCTCCTGCGGCTGAACTTCGTCACCACGCTCGACGGGGCGGCAACCGGTCCCGACGGCCGCTCGGGGACGATCAACTCCGCGGCCGACCACCGTGGCTTCACGGCGATGCGCCGGGCGGCCGATGTCCTCCTCGTCGGGGCAGGGACGGTGCGGGCCGAGGAGTACGGCCCGGCCCGTCTCCCCGTCGTCGTCGTCTCGGGCCATCCCGAGCTGCCGGACTCCGTGCGGGGGCAGGAGGGCGTGGTCCTCGCGACGACCGCGGCCTCGGGTGCCACCGCGAGCGAGTCGGTCTGGATCTGCGGGCAGGACGGCGTCGACCTGCCCCGGCTGCTCGGGCGCGTGCGTCGGGAGATCGGTCCCCACGTGCTCAGCGAAGGGGGTCCCACGCTCGCCGCCGAGCTGGTCGCCCTCGGCCTCGTCGACGAGCTCGCCCTGTCCTGGACGCCGAATCTCGTCGGCGGTGCCCGAGGGGACCACCCGCGTCTGCTCGACGGCGCCGATGTCGACGTCGACCTCACCTGCCGCCACCTGCTCGAGGAGGACGGGACCCTGCTCGGCCTCTGGTGCCCGGTGCGCTGA
- a CDS encoding PPK2 family polyphosphate kinase — protein sequence MGKDTKSGTKKTSSSTPYRDALRVEPGSDPAAIDTRATPIFDGGKTKGKEALADLAKPVSDLQERLFAEATTGGRRSILLVIQGMDTAGKGGVMRHVVGNVDPQGVAITAFKAPTDEELEHSFLWRIRKALPQPGQIGVFDRSHYEDVLVARVHDLVPRTQLSRRYTQINTFEEDVAGSGATIIKVMLHISKDEQKERLAERLERPDKYWKFSPGDIDERAHWDEYQEAYRIAIDRCSTGIAPWYVVPADRKWYARLAVMNLLKEHLEALDLQWPAAHFDVEEQQKRLRRS from the coding sequence ATGGGCAAGGACACGAAGTCGGGCACGAAGAAGACCTCCTCGAGCACGCCGTACCGGGATGCCCTGCGCGTGGAGCCGGGCTCCGACCCGGCCGCCATCGACACCCGCGCCACCCCGATCTTCGACGGCGGCAAGACGAAGGGCAAGGAGGCGCTGGCTGATCTGGCCAAGCCCGTCTCGGACCTGCAGGAGCGGCTCTTCGCCGAGGCGACCACCGGGGGTCGACGCAGCATCCTGCTGGTCATCCAGGGCATGGACACCGCCGGCAAGGGCGGCGTGATGCGTCACGTCGTCGGCAACGTCGACCCCCAGGGCGTGGCGATCACCGCGTTCAAGGCGCCGACGGACGAGGAGCTGGAGCACTCCTTCCTCTGGCGCATCCGCAAGGCCCTCCCGCAGCCCGGGCAGATCGGTGTCTTCGACCGTAGCCACTACGAGGACGTCCTCGTCGCGCGCGTCCACGACCTCGTGCCCAGGACGCAGCTGTCACGTCGCTACACGCAGATCAACACCTTCGAGGAGGACGTGGCCGGCTCGGGCGCGACGATCATCAAGGTGATGCTGCACATCAGCAAGGACGAGCAGAAGGAGCGCCTGGCCGAGCGGCTCGAGCGGCCGGACAAGTACTGGAAGTTCAGCCCCGGCGACATCGACGAGCGCGCCCACTGGGACGAGTACCAGGAGGCCTATCGCATCGCGATCGACCGGTGCTCCACCGGCATCGCCCCGTGGTACGTCGTGCCGGCGGACCGCAAGTGGTACGCCCGGCTGGCCGTGATGAACCTGCTCAAGGAGCACCTCGAGGCACTGGACCTGCAGTGGCCGGCGGCGCACTTCGACGTCGAGGAGCAGCAGAAGCGGCTCAGGAGGTCCTGA
- a CDS encoding acyl-CoA dehydrogenase family protein yields MPTHEVTNQPPPLGGQDVFSTDPALVEGVARWVPAAQHETSVDELTALGLLAGSEEAAGWADRAHRNTPRLVTHDRFGHRVDEVEFDPGWHELMRTAAGAGLTGEAWTQREGSGAHVRRAAGLITWSQVEPGHICPITMTNAAVPALRHSPELAARWEEKLASRDYHFGLREAGTKSGVIAGMGMTEKQGGSDVRANTTHAVAAPGGPMTGQTYRLSGHKWFCSAPMSDVFLVLAKTTPDAAPSCFLVPRVLEDGTRNPFALQRLKDKLGDRSNASSEVELDGTWGALVGEEGRGVRAIIDMVATTRLDCILGSAATMRASLTRAVHHTQHRVAFGRALVDQPLMRNVLTDLALESEAATLLGLRLAHALDEGDTELTRLGVAVGKYWVCKRASTFTAEAMECLGGNGYVEEHGMARLYRQAPLNSIWEGSGNVNALDVLRAIAKEPASLMALLKEASVARGQLPVLDAALDDLERDCSELGGQDAERVAMGSRQLVERLALALQASLMVAHSPGDMAEAFVASRLGGAKTINFGTLDPDLVTLAGATAIHRASASV; encoded by the coding sequence ATGCCCACGCACGAGGTGACCAACCAGCCCCCACCCCTGGGCGGCCAGGACGTCTTCTCCACGGACCCGGCGCTCGTGGAGGGGGTGGCCCGCTGGGTCCCCGCCGCGCAGCACGAGACGTCGGTGGACGAGCTGACCGCACTCGGCCTCCTCGCAGGCTCCGAGGAGGCCGCTGGCTGGGCCGACCGCGCCCACCGCAACACCCCGCGGCTGGTCACCCACGACCGCTTCGGCCACCGCGTCGACGAGGTCGAGTTCGACCCCGGCTGGCACGAGCTGATGCGTACCGCCGCCGGCGCCGGTCTCACCGGCGAGGCATGGACACAGCGTGAAGGGAGCGGTGCACACGTGCGCCGGGCGGCCGGCCTGATCACCTGGAGCCAGGTCGAGCCGGGCCACATCTGCCCGATCACGATGACCAACGCCGCCGTCCCCGCCCTTCGCCACTCACCCGAGCTCGCGGCACGGTGGGAGGAGAAGCTGGCCTCCCGGGACTACCACTTCGGACTGCGCGAGGCGGGGACGAAGTCCGGTGTCATCGCCGGCATGGGGATGACCGAGAAGCAGGGCGGCTCGGACGTGCGGGCGAACACCACCCACGCGGTCGCTGCGCCCGGCGGGCCGATGACCGGGCAGACCTACCGACTGAGCGGGCACAAGTGGTTCTGCTCGGCGCCCATGAGCGATGTCTTCCTCGTGCTGGCCAAGACCACTCCCGACGCCGCCCCGAGCTGCTTCCTCGTACCCCGAGTCCTCGAGGACGGGACACGCAACCCCTTCGCCCTACAGCGGTTGAAGGACAAGCTCGGCGACCGCTCCAACGCCTCCTCCGAGGTCGAGCTCGACGGCACCTGGGGCGCGCTCGTCGGCGAGGAGGGTCGCGGGGTCCGCGCGATCATCGACATGGTCGCCACGACCCGGCTGGACTGCATCCTCGGCTCGGCCGCGACGATGCGCGCGTCCCTGACGCGGGCGGTCCACCACACGCAGCACCGCGTCGCCTTCGGGCGCGCCCTCGTCGACCAGCCGCTCATGCGCAACGTCCTCACCGACCTCGCCCTCGAGTCCGAGGCCGCCACCCTGCTCGGGCTGCGTCTGGCCCACGCGCTCGACGAGGGTGACACCGAGCTGACCCGGCTCGGGGTCGCGGTCGGCAAGTACTGGGTCTGCAAGCGCGCCTCGACCTTCACCGCGGAGGCCATGGAGTGCCTCGGCGGCAACGGCTACGTCGAGGAGCACGGCATGGCCCGGCTCTACCGGCAGGCTCCCCTGAACTCGATCTGGGAGGGCTCGGGCAATGTCAACGCGCTGGACGTGCTCCGGGCAATCGCCAAGGAACCGGCCTCGCTCATGGCGCTGCTCAAGGAGGCCTCCGTCGCCCGCGGACAGCTTCCCGTCCTCGACGCCGCACTGGACGACCTCGAGCGCGACTGCAGCGAGCTCGGGGGGCAGGACGCCGAGCGGGTGGCGATGGGCTCGCGGCAGCTCGTCGAGCGCCTCGCGCTGGCCCTGCAGGCGAGCCTCATGGTCGCCCACTCCCCCGGCGACATGGCCGAGGCCTTCGTGGCCTCGCGCCTGGGCGGGGCCAAGACGATCAACTTCGGCACCCTGGATCCCGACCTCGTCACCCTGGCCGGGGCCACCGCCATCCACCGGGCCTCGGCATCCGTGTAG
- a CDS encoding FAD-dependent oxidoreductase, which yields MTSLWLQDRESFPSDSLDGGRVQDVVVGAGITGLVTALLLARAGRQVVVLEARTPGAVTTGNSTAKVSLLQATRYSQLLGRHSEDVVRAYVEGNREGLEWLLRYCAEHDVGVLRRPAVTYASDGGEGLRRAKEEHEAARYLDLGVRWEHDLPVPFPTSGGTVLDEQAEVDPMAVVDALVKDLRAHGGRIVTGSRVRGVTGTGQLTVECRGGPSVVCDQLVLATGTPVLDRGLHFARLSPERSYALALEHPAPPEMMLISSHGPSRSLRDARAGDARLLLVGGEGHTVGRTDSERLHVDRLRRWTREHFPEATEVAHWSAQDYGSHDLLPVIDTMPGSSERIHVATGYGKWGMTNGVAAALATAARILDGHVPWARRLQDRPVRAGAVRGFAAINAGVVASGARHVAGAALRPLDDTTPAEGEGVVGRRGPVPTAVSTVDGRTCALSAVCTHLGGVVEWNDAEQSWDCSLHGSRFSPSGEVLEGPATRPLRPARGSD from the coding sequence ATGACTTCTTTGTGGCTGCAGGACCGAGAGTCCTTCCCTTCGGACTCGCTCGACGGGGGCAGGGTCCAGGACGTGGTCGTGGGCGCGGGGATCACCGGCCTGGTGACCGCACTGCTCCTCGCCCGTGCCGGCCGGCAGGTGGTCGTCCTCGAGGCCCGCACGCCGGGCGCCGTCACCACCGGCAACTCCACCGCCAAGGTGTCGCTCCTCCAGGCGACGCGCTACTCGCAGCTGCTGGGCAGGCACTCCGAGGACGTCGTGCGCGCGTACGTCGAGGGCAACCGGGAGGGTCTGGAATGGTTGCTGCGCTATTGCGCCGAGCACGACGTGGGCGTGCTCCGGCGCCCGGCCGTGACCTATGCGTCCGACGGCGGCGAGGGTCTGCGGCGTGCCAAGGAGGAGCACGAGGCGGCGCGGTACCTCGACTTGGGGGTGCGGTGGGAGCACGACCTTCCGGTCCCCTTTCCCACGTCCGGGGGCACGGTCCTCGACGAGCAGGCCGAGGTCGACCCGATGGCAGTCGTGGATGCGCTCGTGAAGGACCTGCGCGCCCACGGTGGCCGGATCGTCACCGGGAGCCGCGTGCGCGGGGTCACCGGCACCGGGCAGCTGACCGTCGAGTGCCGGGGCGGGCCGTCCGTGGTGTGTGACCAGCTCGTCCTCGCCACCGGGACACCGGTCCTCGACCGGGGTCTGCACTTCGCCCGGCTCAGCCCGGAGCGTTCCTACGCGCTCGCCCTGGAGCACCCGGCCCCGCCGGAGATGATGCTCATCTCGTCCCACGGGCCCAGCAGGTCCCTCCGTGATGCCCGGGCCGGCGACGCGCGGCTGCTGCTCGTCGGCGGGGAGGGCCACACCGTCGGGCGCACCGACTCCGAGCGCCTGCACGTGGACCGACTGCGACGATGGACCCGGGAGCACTTCCCCGAGGCGACGGAGGTCGCGCACTGGTCGGCACAGGACTACGGCTCGCACGACCTGCTCCCCGTCATCGACACGATGCCCGGCAGCTCGGAGCGCATCCACGTGGCCACCGGGTACGGGAAGTGGGGCATGACCAACGGCGTCGCGGCGGCACTCGCGACGGCCGCGCGCATCCTCGACGGCCACGTGCCGTGGGCGCGGAGGCTGCAGGACCGACCGGTACGGGCGGGTGCCGTGCGTGGGTTCGCCGCCATCAATGCCGGTGTCGTCGCCTCGGGGGCCAGGCACGTCGCCGGCGCCGCCCTGCGACCGCTCGACGACACGACGCCGGCCGAGGGGGAGGGTGTCGTCGGTCGGCGCGGGCCGGTGCCCACGGCGGTCTCCACCGTCGATGGGCGCACCTGTGCCCTCTCGGCCGTGTGCACCCACCTCGGTGGCGTCGTGGAGTGGAACGATGCCGAGCAGTCCTGGGACTGCTCGCTGCACGGCTCCCGATTCAGCCCCTCCGGGGAGGTGCTGGAAGGACCGGCGACCCGCCCCCTTCGCCCTGCCCGCGGGAGCGACTGA
- a CDS encoding PRC-barrel domain-containing protein → MAVHIPDLAIRSYLGHEVRSTTGQLLGHIVDILADAESAVPQWVVVGLPGLLPRHRALPFALLLQTARGLVVPVSRTTLRNSPQIRLGSAMTARQELDLHAFWTGH, encoded by the coding sequence GTGGCCGTGCACATTCCGGACTTGGCGATCCGCTCCTACCTCGGGCACGAGGTCCGCAGCACCACCGGACAGCTCCTCGGCCACATCGTCGACATCCTGGCGGACGCCGAGTCGGCCGTCCCCCAGTGGGTGGTGGTCGGCCTGCCCGGTCTCCTGCCGAGACACCGGGCGCTCCCGTTCGCACTCCTGCTCCAGACGGCTCGGGGTCTGGTCGTGCCGGTGTCGCGGACGACTCTGCGAAACTCGCCCCAGATCAGGTTGGGAAGCGCCATGACCGCCCGGCAGGAGCTGGACCTCCACGCCTTCTGGACCGGGCACTGA